TTTATATAAATCATTGTCAGTTAACAAGTATTACCAGgagttataattaattaactgtGCTTAAGCTGTATTGAGAATAATGTCCAGTAATGTATTAAGGTGAATCTTCATTGGTAAGACATTGGTAGCTGTCTAGTCTTGTGATTGATTTGTACttgtcaattatttaaataaaatcattttacaAAAGTTTTAAACGTAATGTGATCATATTACGCACTTCTTACCTCACAAAGTACTTCGGTATTAAAACtgttccaaaattataaagtaTCGAAAGCGTCCTAATTCTTTTTTGACTTTTCTCTTACAACGGTTCCTATCGTCAAAATGGCTTTCGATACTTAGCTTGTATCCATACCCTATACATAGTGAGTAATTTACCACGATTCACTTGTAATCTCCTATCTATTATATTCTGCTCCTGTACAAACCCATGGCTGACAAACATATTCCtaatttcatctgaaattgaaaataaagaagttCAAAAGATAATTGCAAACAAAGAATAACTCAACATGCCTTGAATATAATCAATAACCTTGGGTGAAGAAATAAACTCTTGTACCGTCCCCTCGAGCATAAAAATTATCAGACAAACATCTCCCTTTTTTGAACCTCAGCTGAGCCAAATCATACCTTCCATAATCTCTGAATAGGACTAAGCCACCGGGTTTCAAGTATCGGTGAATCTGTTTAAGCACATTACccattctgaaaaaaaaaaagaagttgaaGTTGTTGGCATGAGGAAACATCTTTCAAGAATCAATATTTCACAACTTTAGAATGATCAGTTTGTAAAATAGAAGTGCGAATCGCTTTATTatggtttactgaatttcggaCAGTACTCATGTTGGCAAATAACGATGTTTCCTATAAATTCAATGTTGTGTTaacattatataaatttcagcttgatttaaaaatgtttgaggATAATCAGTTTCActtaaaatatataatttgagACTAAATTTgccattttcaaatatcttaaACAGATACATACTTATCCGGATGAATGGCAGATAACACGAATATCAAGACAATGATGTCTAGGCTTTGTTCATCAAATGGGGGAGCCCAATTTTCCTGTGTTGCATCAAGAACAAATGCCTGGCATCTGTAAAAGGGGGGTAATAAGCATTAAAATCATTGATGCTGAATTAAATATGcccaaaattttatttaccttgACTGGTCATATgcagaattttcttttaagATGTTTATTgctgttgaagaaaaatcgcAACAGTAAACAAACAAACTTGGATCTGTGTTGTAAAGGAGAATAGGAAACACTGTGTTTCCAACACCGCAACCAATTTCTAATATCCGTGAACTTGACAAATCTGACAATTGTGACGTTTGAGAacattcatcttttttttcaggtcCTGCAGATTGCGGAAACACTCGCACAGGTCGAAGGGAGTCCTTTGTCACAGTGCTGGGCGCGAGTTCGGGAAATTCGGTGAACAGCCAGTGTCTATCCTTGAAAAATCTGCAGAAAAGTGATTAAATCAAGAGAATGTAACAGGCCTAGAAGAATTGGCATCATGAGTTTATTATTAGTCACAGAATATGTGAAATTTATGCAATGGTGATGATGTAGGAATTTTACTCTACATAAATGATGTGTATACCTGTTCTGATGAATCTTATAAAACTTATCCCAGTAAATATCTGcatctttttccaatttcGCAATCTGTTCAGGACTTGTGAGAACTGTAGAATTTTCGGCGACCTTCTCACGAGCCTTTTGTTCCTGTTCTTCATCCCATGTCACGTTATCCCTTTAAAACATGAGTCATGCGGTACATTTAAGCTTTCATTAACGAGCGGGTTAGGCGCAAATTCATGGGTGGAGTGAAAGTACAAACGcttcgtttttaaaaaatatgtaccatGTTTGTTGGATTAGtctaggttaggttaggttagatcGTGATTGATTGTAACAAATACATTGCCACGTGAATTATTACGTAATGTCCCTACCATGCGTTGTGTTGGAAAACTTGGGCATTTTCAGTGAGAGTTCGATTACCAAACTGTGGCCTTTTCTGAATAGATTTCTCAATTTCCGAACTGTCCAAACCTTCCGCCATTCTTCAGACAGGAACTCTCGAACCTCGTTTTGGAGATGGGTTTTAAAAAGTTACAATTACGCGCGTTCCCGCGGCGTTTATGCCATACACGAAAAATCCATAAATACCGTGGTGTGAGTAGAGATGAAAGTAGTAAACAGGTCAAGCTTATTGGCGTAAGTATGCGTACCGTCACGAGTTGGTGACGTGACTGCGTATGAAATTACCACGTTGGTTGTATCTTTGAATAATGGTGATCTAgtaaggttaacccctttgtaattttggcgaaaattttcgcgattttggaaagtgctggaatcaattcttcctggcactgttccaacgtaattttgcgagagaaatcgattgggcgcagtcccaatacgctgcgatcaacgcatcaaaagttacagccaaaaaacgaaaacctgtattttcgacatttttcagcaggtgcttttttcttcgtaatttctctcctgttggtcccacgctcttttcgctgcattttccgagttccggggggtccaattggtcgggaaagggtcatacaaatcacttctgagacgaaagattttttggtcaaaaaaaaaaggaaggttaacccctttgtatttttggcgaaaattttcgcgattttgaaaagtgctggaatcaattcttcctggcactgttccgacgtaattttgcgagagaaatcgattgggcgcagtcccaatacgctgcgatcaatgcatcaaaagttacagccaaaaaacgaaaacctgtattttcgacatttttcagcaggtgcttttttcttcgtaatttctctcctgttggtcccacgctcttttcgctgcattttccgagttccggggggtccaattggtcgggaaagggtcatacaaatcacttctgagacgaaagattttttggtcaaaaaaaaaggaaggttaacccctttgtatttttggcgaaaattttcgggattttgaaaagtgctggaatcaattcttcctggcactgttccgacgtaattttgcgagagaaatcgattgggcgcagtcccaatacgctgcgatcaatgcatcaaaagttacagccaaaaaacgaaaacctgtattttcgacatttttcagcaggtgcttttttcttcgtaatttctctcctgttggtcccacgctcttttcgctgcattttccgagttccggggggtccaattggtcgggaaagggtcatacaaatcacttctgagacgaaagattttttggtcaaaaaaaaaggaaggttaacccctttgtatttttggcgaaaattttcgcgattttgaaaagtgctggaatcaattcttcctggcactgttccgacgtaattttgcgagagaaatcgattggacgcagtcccaatacgctgcgatcaacgcatcaaaagttacagccaaaaaacgaaaacctgtattttcgacatttttcagcaggtgcttttttcttcgtaatttctctcctgttggtcccacgctcttttcgctgcattttccgAGTTCCGGGGGGtgcaattggtcgggaaagggtcatacaaatcacttctgagacgaaagatttttaggtcaaaaaaaaaggaaggttaacccctttgtatttttggcgaaaattttcgcgattttgaaaagtgctagaatcaattcttcctggcactgttccgacgtaattttgcgagagaaatcgattgggcgcagtcccaatacgctgcgatcaatgcatcaaaagttacagccaaaaaacgaaaacctgtattttcgacatttttcagcaggtgcttttttcttcgtaatttctctcctgttggtcccacgctcttttcgctgcattttccgAGTTCCGGGGGGtgcaattggtcgggaaagggtcatacaaatcacttctgagacgaaagatttttaggtcaaaaaaaaaggaaggttaacccctttgtatttttggcgaaaattttcgcgattttgaaaagtgctagaatcaattcttcctggcactgttccgacgtaattttgcgagagaaatcgattgggcgcagtcccaatacgctgcgatcaacgcatcaaaagttacagccaaaaaacgaaaacctgtgttttcgacatttttcaggaGGTGCTTCTTTCGaggtaatttctctcctgttggtcccacgctcttttcgctgcattttccgagttccggggggtccaattggtcgggaaagggtcatacaaatcacttctgagacgaaagattttttggtcaaaaaaaaaggaaggttaacccctttgtatttttggcgaaaattttcgcgattttgaaaagtgctggaatcaattcttcctggcactgttccgacgtaattttgcgagagaaatcgattgggcgcagtcccaatacgctgcgatcaacgcatcaaaagttacagccaaaaaacgaaaacctgtattttcgacatttttcagcaggtgcttttttcttcgtaatttctctcctgttggtcccacgctcttttcgctgcattttccgAGTTCCGGGGGGtgcaattggtcgggaaagggtcatacaaatcacttctgagacgaaagatttttaggtcaaaaaaaaaggaaggttaacccctttgtatttttggcgaaaattttcgcgattttgaaaagtgctagaatcaattcttcctggcactgttccgacgtaattttgcgagagaaatcgattgggcgcagtcccaatacgctgcgatcaatgcatcaaaagttacagccaaaaaacgaaaacctgtattttcgacatttttcagcaggtgcttttttcttcgtaatttctctcctgttggtcccacgctcttttcgctgcattttccgAGTTCCGGGGGGtgcaattggtcgggaaagggtcatacaaatcacttctgagacgaaagatttttaggtcaaaaaaaaaggaaggttaacccctttgtatttttggcgaaaattttcgcgattttgaaaagtgctagaatcaattcttcctggcactgttccgacgtaattttgcgagagaaatcgattgggcgcagtcccaatacgctgcgatcaacgcatcaaaagttacagccaaaaaacgaaaacctgtgttttcgaca
The Neodiprion fabricii isolate iyNeoFabr1 chromosome 5, iyNeoFabr1.1, whole genome shotgun sequence genome window above contains:
- the LOC124181917 gene encoding tRNA N(3)-methylcytidine methyltransferase METTL2, which encodes MAEGLDSSEIEKSIQKRPQFGNRTLTENAQVFQHNAWDNVTWDEEQEQKAREKVAENSTVLTSPEQIAKLEKDADIYWDKFYKIHQNRFFKDRHWLFTEFPELAPSTVTKDSLRPVRVFPQSAGPEKKDECSQTSQLSDLSSSRILEIGCGVGNTVFPILLYNTDPSLFVYCCDFSSTAINILKENSAYDQSRCQAFVLDATQENWAPPFDEQSLDIIVLIFVLSAIHPDKMGNVLKQIHRYLKPGGLVLFRDYGRYDLAQLRFKKGRCLSDNFYARGDGTRVYFFTQDEIRNMFVSHGFVQEQNIIDRRLQVNRGKLLTMYRVWIQAKYRKPF